From Pan troglodytes isolate AG18354 chromosome 9, NHGRI_mPanTro3-v2.0_pri, whole genome shotgun sequence, the proteins below share one genomic window:
- the MFRP gene encoding membrane frizzled-related protein, whose translation MKDFSDVILCMEATESSKTEFCNPAFEPESGPPCPPPVFPEDASYSVPAPWHGRRPRGLRPDCRFSWLCVLLLSSLLLLLLGLLVAIILAQLQAAAPSGASHSPLPAGGLATTTTTPTITTSQAAGTPKGQQESGVSPSPQSTCGGLLSGPRGFFSSPNYPDPYPPNTHCVWHIQVATDHAIQLKIEALSIESVASCLFDRLELSPEPEGPLLRVCGRVPPPTLNTNASHLLVVFVSDSSVEGFGFHAWYQAVAPGHGSCAHDEFRCDQLICLLPDSVCDGFANCADGSDETNCSAKFSGCGGNLTGLQGTFSTPSYLQQYPHQLLCTWHISVPAGHSIELQFHNFSLEAQDECKFDYVEVYETSSSGAFSLLGRFCGAEPPPHLVSSHHELAVLFRTDHGISSGGFSATYLAFNATENPCGPSELSCQAGGCKGVQWMCDMWRDCTDGSDDNCSGPLFPPPELACEPVQVEMCLGLSYNTTAFPNIWVGMTTQEEVAEVLSGYKSLTSLPCYQHFRRLLCGLLVPRCTPLGSVLPPCRSVCQEAEHQCQSGLALLGTPWPFNCNRLPEAADLEACAQP comes from the exons ATGAAGGACTTCTCAGATGTCATCCTCTGCATGGAGGCAACAGAATCGAGCAAG ACCGAGTTCTGCAATCCTGCCTTCGAGCCTGAGTCTGGGCCACCCTGCCCTCCCCCAGTTTTCCCAGAGGATGCCAGCTACAGCGTCCCAGCTCCCTGGCATG GTCGGCGTCCTCGAGGGCTACGGCCAGACTGCCGCTTCTCCTGGCTCTGTGTCCTCCTGCTCTCCAGCCTGCTCCTCCTGCTGCTTGGGCTGCTGGTGGCCATCATCCTGGCCC AGCTGCAGGCTGCAGCCCCATCTGGGGCGTCCCATAGCCCACTGCCTGCCGGAGGCCTTGCCAcgaccaccaccacccccaccatcaccacctctcaGGCAGCTGGGACCCCTAAAGGGCAGCAGGAGTCAGGCGTGAGCCCCTCCCCACAGTCCA CCTGTGGAGGCCTCCTCTCTGGCCCAAGGGGCTTCTTCAGCAGCCCTAACTACCCAGACCCTTACCCCCCCAACACCCACTGCGTGTGGCATATCCAGGTGGCCACAGACCATGCAATACAGCTCAAGATCGAAGCCCTCAGCATAGAGAGTGTGGCCTCTTGCCTTTTTGATCGCTTGGAACTCTCCCCTGAGCCTGAAGGCCCCCTCCTCAG GGTTTGTGGAAGGGTGCCTCCCCCCACGCTCAACACCAATGCCAGCCACCTCCTGGTGGTCTTCGTCTCTGACAGCAGTGTGGAAGGATTTGGTTTCCATGCCTGGTACCAGGCTGTGGCCCCTGGGCACG GGAGCTGTGCCCATGATGAGTTCCGCTGTGACCAGCTCATCTGCCTGCTACCTGACTCAGTGTGTGATGGTTTTGCCAACTGTGCTGACGGCAGTGATGAGACCAATTGCAGTGCCAAGTTCTCAG GGTGTGGGGGGAATCTGACTGGCCTCCAGGGCACTTTCTCTACTCCCAGCTACCTGCAGCAGTACCCTCACCAACTG CTCTGCACCTGGCATATCTCGGTGCCTGCCGGACACAGCATAGAACTACAGTTCCACAACTTCAGCCTGGAGGCTCAGGACGAGTGCAAGTTTGACTACGTGGAGGTGTATGAGACCAGCAGCTCAGGGgccttcagcctcctgggcag GTTCTGCGGAGCAGAGCCACCCCCCCACCTCGTCTCCTCGCACCATGAGCTGGCTGTGCTGTTTAGGACAGATCATGGCATCAGCAGTGGAGGCTTCTCAGCCACCTACCTGGCCTTCAATGCCACGGAGA ACCCCTGTGGGCCCAGTGAGCTCTCCTGCCAGGCAGGAGGGTGTAAGGGTGTGCAGTGGATGTGTGACATGTGGAGAGACTGCACCGATGGCAGCGATGACAACTGCAGCGGCCCCTTGTTCCCACCCCCAG AGCTGGCCTGTGAGCCTGTCCAGGTGGAGATGTGCCTCGGTCTGAGCTACAACACCACGGCCTTCCCTAACATCTGGGTGGGCATGACCACCCAGGAGGAGGTGGCAGAGGTCCTCAGCGGTTACAAG AGCCTGACAAGCCTGCCCTGCTACCAGCATTTCCGGAGGCTCCTGTGTGGGCTGCTTGTGCCCCGTTGCACCCCACTAGGCAGTGTTCTGCCCCCTTGCCGCTCTGTCTGCCAGGAAGCGGAGCACCAGTGCCAGTCTGGCCTGGCACTACTGGGCACCCCCTGGCCCTTCAACTGCAACAGGCTGCCAGAGGCAGCTGACCTGGAAGCTTGTGCCCAGCCCTGA
- the RNF26 gene encoding E3 ubiquitin-protein ligase RNF26 gives MEAVYLVVNGLGLVLDVLTLVLDLNFLLVSSLLASLAWLLAFVYNLPHTVLTSLLHLGRGVLLSLLALIEAVVRFTCGGLQALCTLLYSCCSGLESLKLLGHLASHGALRSREILHRGVLNVVSSGHALLRQACDICAIAMSLVAYVINSLVNICLIGTQNLFSLVLALWDAVTGPLWRMTDVVAAFLAHISSSAVAMAILLWTPCQLALELLASAARLLASFVLVNLTGLVLLACVLAVTVTVLHPDFTLRLATQALSQLHARPSYHRLREDVMRLSRLALGSEAWRRVWSRSLQLASWPNRGGAPGAPQGDPMRVFSVRTRRQDTLPEAGRRSEAEEEEARTIRVTPVRGRERLNEEEPPGGQDPWKLLKEQEERKKCVICQDQSKTVLLLPCRHLCLCQACTEILMRHPVYHRNCPLCRRGILQTLNVYL, from the coding sequence ATGGAGGCAGTGTACCTGGTAGTGAATGGGTTGGGCCTGGTGCTGGACGTGCTGACCTTGGTGTTGGACCTCAACTTCCTGCTGGTGTCCTCCCTCCTGGCTTCCCTGGCCTGGCTCCTGGCCTTCGTCTACAACCTGCCGCACACGGTACTGACTAGTCTTCTGCACTTGGGCCGCGGAGTCTTGCTTTCATTGCTGGCCTTGATCGAAGCCGTGGTCCGGTTCACATGTGGGGGCTTGCAGGCCTTGTGTACTCTGCTGTATAGCTGCTGCTCTGGCCTAGAGAGCCTAAAGCTCCTGGGGCACCTGGCCTCTCATGGGGCACTGCGGAGCAGGGAGATACTGCACCGGGGCGTCCTCAATGTGGTCTCCAGTGGCCATGCTTTGCTGCGCCAGGCCTGTGACATCTGTGCCATTGCCATGAGCCTGGTGGCTTATGTGAtcaacagcctggtcaacatctGCCTCATCGGCACTCAGAACCTCTTTTCCCTGGTGCTGGCCCTGTGGGATGCAGTGACCGGGCCTCTGTGGAGGATGACGGACGTAGTGGCTGCCTTCCTAGCCCACATTTCCAGCAGTGCTGTGGCCATGGCCATCCTCCTTTGGACACCCTGCCAACTAGCCCTGGAGCTGCTGGCCTCAGCTGCCCGCCTCCTGGCCAGCTTTGTGCTTGTCAATCTCACTGGCTTGGTGTTGCTAGCTTGTGTGCTGGCAGTGACGGTGACTGTGTTGCATCCGGACTTCACCCTGAGGCTGGCTACCCAGGCACTCAGCCAGCTCCATGCCCGGCCATCCTACCACCGTCTTCGAGAGGATGTCATGCGGCTCTCTCGCCTAGcactgggctcagaggcctggcGCCGAGTCTGGAGCCGAAGTCTGCAGCTGGCGAGTTGGCCAAACCGGGGAGGGGCACCTGGAGCTCCCCAGGGTGACCCTATGAGGGTATTCTCAGTTAGGACCCGGAGACAGGACACTCTTCCTGAAGCGGGGCGCAGAtcagaggcagaagaggaggaggccAGGACCATCAGAGTGACACCTGTCAGGGGCCGAGAGAGGCTCAATGAGGAGGAGCCTCCAGGTGGGCAAGACCCATGGAAGTTGCTGAAGGAGCAAGAGGAGCGGAAGAAGTGTGTCATCTGCCAGGACCAGAGCAAGACAGTGTTGCTCCTGCCCTGCCGGCATCTGTGCCTGTGCCAGGCCTGCACTGAAATCCTGATGCGCCACCCCGTCTACCACCGCAATTGCCCGCTCTGCCGCCGGGGCATCCTGCAGACCCTCAATGTCTACCTCTGA
- the C1QTNF5 gene encoding complement C1q tumor necrosis factor-related protein 5 precursor yields the protein MRPLLVLLLLGLAAGSPPLDDNKIPSLCPGHPGLPGTPGHHGSQGLPGRDGRDGRDGAPGAPGEKGEGGRPGLPGPRGDPGPRGEAGPAGPTGPAGECSVPPRSAFSAKRSESRVPPPSDAPLPFDRVLVNEQGHYDAVTGKFTCQVPGVYYFAVHATVYRASLQFDLVKNGESIASFFQFFGGWPKPASLSGGAMVRLEPEDQVWVQVGVGDYIGIYASIKTDSTFSGFLVYSDWHSSPVFA from the exons ATGAGGCCGCTCCTCGTCCTGCTGCTCCTGGGCCTGGCGGCCGGCTCGCCCCCACTGGACGACAACAAGATCCCCAGCCTGTGCCCGGGGCACCCCGGCCTTCCAGGCACGCCGGGCCACCATGGCAGCCAGGGCTTGCCGGGCCGCGATGGCCGCGACGGCCGCGACGGCGCGCCCGGGGCTCCGGGAGAGAAAGGCGAGGGCGGGAGGCCGG GACTGCCGGGACCTCGAGGGGACCCCGGGCCGCGAGGAGAGGCGGGACCCGCGGGGCCCACCGGGCCTGCCGGGGAGTGCTCGGTGCCTCCGCGATCCGCCTTCAGCGCCAAGCGCTCCGAGAGCCGGGTGCCTCCGCCGTCTGACGCACCCTTGCCCTTCGACCGCGTGCTGGTGAACGAGCAGGGACATTACGACGCCGTCACCGGCAAGTTCACCTGCCAGGTGCCTGGGGTCTACTACTTCGCCGTCCATGCCACCGTCTACCGGGCCAGCCTGCAGTTTGATCTGGTGAAGAATGGCGAATCCATTGcctctttcttccagtttttcGGGGGGTGGCCCAAGCCAGCCTCGCTCTCGGGGGGGGCCATGGTGAGGCTGGAGCCTGAGGACCAAGTGTGGGTGCAGGTGGGTGTGGGTGACTACATTGGCATCTATGCCAGCATCAAGACAGACAGCACCTTCTCCGGATTTCTGGTGTACTCCGACTGGCACAGCTCCCCAGTCTTTGCTTAG